A region of Vigna radiata var. radiata cultivar VC1973A unplaced genomic scaffold, Vradiata_ver6 scaffold_70, whole genome shotgun sequence DNA encodes the following proteins:
- the LOC106779962 gene encoding protein SIEVE ELEMENT OCCLUSION B isoform X1 has protein sequence MSESGSNSTNGQQQGMLKQKQNPLEFTHDKILEDVYRTHFHCLEKCDAASLYTVASNVLNQSMDITEKVIAKGEQPMYMFKEDTTITSQQLAAKLKRIAYLMICTPRGEYPVHCTTMLILEQLKHYSWDAKVLIVEAAFALEYGKFLYLLPLIAPCQQFESSFADLHGLLMVPQNTKHLSHFNTVVKKVMQVVECITQWKKLVSAGHDIRDVPTLAETLQEIPVVVYWAIFTFVSCTGEINDFTDNKYQKHELSTHLEKKLDPILGEFKELLKKCIDEIERIEDFTSRKNIVTRGRDIVKVLKALIICGDKRDLIQNVYYFGLTEEQVKLEEFKKKCVLLFISGLENVDDDIKLLNSVNEKLKEKAREVENYRSEDFKILWIPIVDEWNEEGRKKLENKLRDTKFGWYVVKYLNFETSLKLIKEVFKYEKKHVIKLMNPQGKVENFDAKQIISQWGIDGFPFRTSDQTRLSQQWKWFWSEITKFIKEIDNLQNQIEEEDCYLFIYGGSDTKWVQEFTKAMDELKKKVESNVDLNMTIESFQLGKEDSKDVPRFWIAIDSLLTSRKQVKGVVPQTNEIKRLLFLKQDPKGWAILSKGKNVRLLGHGEAMCRTVKEFETWHDKLSLMSFDVAFTEHYRGIKEKDGSKRCEENVICYGHPTDIVERITCPKKDCRRPMEVTSVNFKCCHQHKQ, from the exons ATGTCAGAGTCAGGTTCAAATAGTACTAATGGGCAGCAGCAAGGGATGTTGAAGCAGAAGCAGAATCCATTGGAATTCACTCACGACAAGATCCTCGAGGATGTTTACAGAACACATTTTCATTGTCTTGAAAAGTGTGATGCAGCATCTCTTTACACCGTTGCCTCAAATGTTCTCAACCAGTCCATGGATATCACAGAGAAGGTCATTGCTAAG GGTGAGCAACCCATGTATATGTTCAAAGAAGACACCACCATAACTTCCCAACAACTTGCTGCTAAACTGAAGCGAATAGCGTATCTg ATGATATGCACACCTCGTGGTGAATATCCAGTGCATTGCACAACGATGTTGATTCTGGAGCAGCTGAAACATTATTCTTGGGATGCAAAAGTGCTGATAGTTGAAGCAGCTTTTGCCCTTGAATACGGCAAATTCTTGTACCTTCTTCCTCTTATAGCACCATGCCAGCAGTTTGAAAGTTCATTTGCAGATTTGCATGGACTTTTAATGGTTCCACAAAACACAAAGCACCTCAGTCACTTCAACACAGTGGTGAAGAAGGTGATGCAGGTGGTTGAATGCATCACTCAGTGGAAGAAGCTTGTCAGTGCAGGACATGACATAAGGGACGTTCCTACATTGGCAGAAACTTTGCAAGAGATCCCTGTTGTTGTGTACTGGGCAATCTTTACCTTTGTCTCTTGCACTGGTGAAATCAATGACTTCACTGATAACAA GTATCAAAAACATGAATTATCGACTCATTTGGAGAAGAAGCTTGACCCCATTCTAGGAGAATTTAAAGAACTTCTAAAAAAGTGTATCGACGAGATAG AAAGAATTGAGGACTTCACGAGCCGTAAGAACATTGTGACTCGTGGTAGAGACATTGTAAAGGTTTTGAAAGCACTCATAATTTGTGGAGATAAGAGGGATTTAATACAGAATGTGTATTATTTTGGCCTCACTGAAGAACAG GTTAAACTGGAAGAGTTTAAAAAGAAGTGtgttttattattcatttcGGGTCTTGAAAATGTGGACGATGacattaaacttttaaactCAGTAAACGAGAAGTTGAAGGAGAAAGCAAGAGAAGTAGAAAACTATCGAAGTGAAGACTTCAAGATTTTGTGGATCCCTATTGTGGATGAATGGAACGAAGAAGGTagaaaaaagttagaaaataaattacgtGATACTAAGTTTGGATGGTACGTggttaaatatttgaattttgaaacaAGCCTCAAGTTAATTAAGGAGGTGTTCAAGTACGAGAAAAAACATGTTATCAAATTAATGAATCCTCAAGGTAAGGTGGAAAACTTTGATGCAAAGCAAATTATATCTCAGTGGGGCATCGATGGCTTTCCCTTTAGAACTTCTGATCAAACCAGACTTAGTCAACAATGGAAGTGGTTTTGGTCTGAAATCACCAAATTCATCAAAGAAATAGACAACTTG CAAAATCAGATTGAAGAAGAGGATTGTTATCTGTTCATCTATGGAGGGTCGGACACTAAGTGGGTTCAAGAATTCACAAAAGCCATGGATGAACTGAAGAAGAAGGTTGAATCGAACGTGGATTTAAACATGACAATAGAATCGTTCCAACTAGGAAAGGAAGACAGCAAAGATGTTCCACGCTTTTGGATAGCTATTGATAGCTTGCTTACAAGCAGGAAACAAGTGAAGGGTGTTGTTCCtcaaacaaatgaaataaagagGTTGTTGTTCCTCAAACAAGATCCTAAGGGATGGGCCATTCTAAGTAAAGGAAAAAATGTGAGACTTCTTGGCCATGGTGAGGCCATGTGTCGCACGGTCAAAGAATTCGAGACATGGCATGACAAATTAAGTCTAATGAGCTTTGATGTGGCTTTCACAGAGCACTACAGAGGAATCAAAGAAAAAGATGGTTCCAAAAGATGTGAAGAAAATGTAATTTGTTATGGTCACCCAACGGATATAGTGGAACGTATAACGTGTCCAAAAAAGGATTGTCGACGTCCGATGGAGGTAACTTCTGTTAATTTCAAGTGTTGTCATCAACACAAACAATAG
- the LOC106779962 gene encoding protein SIEVE ELEMENT OCCLUSION B isoform X2, which yields MSESGSNSTNGQQQGMLKQKQNPLEFTHDKILEDVYRTHFHCLEKCDAASLYTVASNVLNQSMDITEKVIAKGEQPMYMFKEDTTITSQQLAAKLKRIAYLMICTPRGEYPVHCTTMLILEQLKHYSWDAKVLIVEAAFALEYGKFLYLLPLIAPCQQFESSFADLHGLLMVPQNTKHLSHFNTVVKKVMQVVECITQWKKLVSAGHDIRDVPTLAETLQEIPVVVYWAIFTFVSCTGEINDFTDNKYQKHELSTHLEKKLDPILGEFKELLKKCIDEIERIEDFTSRKNIVTRGRDIVKVLKALIICGDKRDLIQNVYYFGLTEEQVKLEEFKKKCVLLFISGLENVDDDIKLLNSVNEKLKEKAREVENYRSEDFKILWIPIVDEWNEEGRKKLENKLRDTKFGWYVVKYLNFETSLKLIKEVFKYEKKHVIKLMNPQGKVENFDAKQIISQWGIDGFPFRTSDQTRLSQQWKWFWSEITKFIKEIDNLIEEEDCYLFIYGGSDTKWVQEFTKAMDELKKKVESNVDLNMTIESFQLGKEDSKDVPRFWIAIDSLLTSRKQVKGVVPQTNEIKRLLFLKQDPKGWAILSKGKNVRLLGHGEAMCRTVKEFETWHDKLSLMSFDVAFTEHYRGIKEKDGSKRCEENVICYGHPTDIVERITCPKKDCRRPMEVTSVNFKCCHQHKQ from the exons ATGTCAGAGTCAGGTTCAAATAGTACTAATGGGCAGCAGCAAGGGATGTTGAAGCAGAAGCAGAATCCATTGGAATTCACTCACGACAAGATCCTCGAGGATGTTTACAGAACACATTTTCATTGTCTTGAAAAGTGTGATGCAGCATCTCTTTACACCGTTGCCTCAAATGTTCTCAACCAGTCCATGGATATCACAGAGAAGGTCATTGCTAAG GGTGAGCAACCCATGTATATGTTCAAAGAAGACACCACCATAACTTCCCAACAACTTGCTGCTAAACTGAAGCGAATAGCGTATCTg ATGATATGCACACCTCGTGGTGAATATCCAGTGCATTGCACAACGATGTTGATTCTGGAGCAGCTGAAACATTATTCTTGGGATGCAAAAGTGCTGATAGTTGAAGCAGCTTTTGCCCTTGAATACGGCAAATTCTTGTACCTTCTTCCTCTTATAGCACCATGCCAGCAGTTTGAAAGTTCATTTGCAGATTTGCATGGACTTTTAATGGTTCCACAAAACACAAAGCACCTCAGTCACTTCAACACAGTGGTGAAGAAGGTGATGCAGGTGGTTGAATGCATCACTCAGTGGAAGAAGCTTGTCAGTGCAGGACATGACATAAGGGACGTTCCTACATTGGCAGAAACTTTGCAAGAGATCCCTGTTGTTGTGTACTGGGCAATCTTTACCTTTGTCTCTTGCACTGGTGAAATCAATGACTTCACTGATAACAA GTATCAAAAACATGAATTATCGACTCATTTGGAGAAGAAGCTTGACCCCATTCTAGGAGAATTTAAAGAACTTCTAAAAAAGTGTATCGACGAGATAG AAAGAATTGAGGACTTCACGAGCCGTAAGAACATTGTGACTCGTGGTAGAGACATTGTAAAGGTTTTGAAAGCACTCATAATTTGTGGAGATAAGAGGGATTTAATACAGAATGTGTATTATTTTGGCCTCACTGAAGAACAG GTTAAACTGGAAGAGTTTAAAAAGAAGTGtgttttattattcatttcGGGTCTTGAAAATGTGGACGATGacattaaacttttaaactCAGTAAACGAGAAGTTGAAGGAGAAAGCAAGAGAAGTAGAAAACTATCGAAGTGAAGACTTCAAGATTTTGTGGATCCCTATTGTGGATGAATGGAACGAAGAAGGTagaaaaaagttagaaaataaattacgtGATACTAAGTTTGGATGGTACGTggttaaatatttgaattttgaaacaAGCCTCAAGTTAATTAAGGAGGTGTTCAAGTACGAGAAAAAACATGTTATCAAATTAATGAATCCTCAAGGTAAGGTGGAAAACTTTGATGCAAAGCAAATTATATCTCAGTGGGGCATCGATGGCTTTCCCTTTAGAACTTCTGATCAAACCAGACTTAGTCAACAATGGAAGTGGTTTTGGTCTGAAATCACCAAATTCATCAAAGAAATAGACAACTTG ATTGAAGAAGAGGATTGTTATCTGTTCATCTATGGAGGGTCGGACACTAAGTGGGTTCAAGAATTCACAAAAGCCATGGATGAACTGAAGAAGAAGGTTGAATCGAACGTGGATTTAAACATGACAATAGAATCGTTCCAACTAGGAAAGGAAGACAGCAAAGATGTTCCACGCTTTTGGATAGCTATTGATAGCTTGCTTACAAGCAGGAAACAAGTGAAGGGTGTTGTTCCtcaaacaaatgaaataaagagGTTGTTGTTCCTCAAACAAGATCCTAAGGGATGGGCCATTCTAAGTAAAGGAAAAAATGTGAGACTTCTTGGCCATGGTGAGGCCATGTGTCGCACGGTCAAAGAATTCGAGACATGGCATGACAAATTAAGTCTAATGAGCTTTGATGTGGCTTTCACAGAGCACTACAGAGGAATCAAAGAAAAAGATGGTTCCAAAAGATGTGAAGAAAATGTAATTTGTTATGGTCACCCAACGGATATAGTGGAACGTATAACGTGTCCAAAAAAGGATTGTCGACGTCCGATGGAGGTAACTTCTGTTAATTTCAAGTGTTGTCATCAACACAAACAATAG